The following proteins are encoded in a genomic region of Candida albicans SC5314 chromosome 4, complete sequence:
- a CDS encoding uncharacterized protein (Has domain(s) with predicted 2 iron, 2 sulfur cluster binding, iron ion binding, oxidoreductase activity, oxidoreductase activity and acting on paired donors, more), with translation MAPPTLTQAAPAAPQLDTPKMLVGEHTLPASWWTSESIFELEKRAIFHKSWMFCTHSSRFAKAGDYYAFNLAGINFFVIKSKIDGQLKAFHNVCRHRAYPIVRKDQGSSTVLGCKYHGWSYNSDGILRRAPHFDNVEGFVKEENSLFPINTHVTTQGLVFVNFSSDPIPFDDWFSGLTPEMNEFDFSDYEYHMSYELDGKFNWKTLMDGYQECLHCPTTHPGLNTAFKMETYKVVPKNRYCRHFAKIVRQEKPVEKQDSSSWFGFKKETKEVKETKPNPGGEFDGLWVYLFPSNGINCYSPAWYSIRVLPITAKRTILQYDIYTKKGLDDEEKKEFVDFLQQVELEDFDLCELTQRNLNERIYSTGYLHPEKERGVLYYQGVVRDMVKEHFALEQAAGQSIDPAAVGTNPKNGEVEELEGICKSLECGKETVDW, from the exons atgGCTCCTCCAACTTTAACTCAAGCAGCACCAGCAGCACCACAATTAGACACTCCAAAGATGTTGGTCGGTGAACACACTTTACCGGCTAGTTGGTGGACATCTGAAAGTATCTTTGAATTAGAGAAAAGGGCAATTTTCCACAAATCCTGGATGTTTTGCACCCACTCATCCCGTTTCGCTAAAGCTGGCGACTACTATGCGTTTAATCTCGCTGGAATTAACTTTTTCGTTATCAAGTCCAAGATTGATGGCCAATTGAAAGCATTCCATAATGTTTGTCGCCACAGAGCTTATCCTATTGTTAGAAAAGATCAAGGTTCTAGTACTGTATTGGGATGCAAATATCACGGATGGAGCTACAATTCCGATGGGATCTTAAGAAGAGCACCTCATTTTGATAACGTCGAAGGGTTTGTTAAAGAGGAAAATTCATTGTTTCCAATAAACACCCATGTAACTACTCAGGGATTAGTTTTTGTTAACTTTAGCTCCGATCCAATTCCATTTGATGATTGGTTCCTGGGTTTGACTCCTGaaatgaatgaatttgatttttcagaTTATGAATACCACATGTCCTACGAATTAGATggaaaattcaattggaaaacaTTGATGGATGGTTATCAAGAGT GCTT aCATTGTCCAACTACCCATCCAGGTCTCAATACTGCGTTTAAGATGGAAACCTATAAGGTTGTCCCTAAAAACAGATATTGTCGTCATTTTGCAAAAATCGTACGTCAAGAGAAACCAGTAGAAAAGCAagattcttcttcttggttTGGATTCAAGAAGGAAACAAAGGAAGttaaagaaacaaaaccCAACCCCGGTGGTGAATTTGATGGATTATGGGTTTACTTATTTCCTAGCAACGGAATTAATTGCTACTCTCCAGCTTGGTATTCCATTAGAGTGTTGCCTATCACTGCAAAACGCACTATTTTGCAATACGATATTTATACCAAAAAGGGTTTGGATGACgaagagaaaaaggaaTTTGTTGACTTTTTACAGCAAGTTGAGTTGGAAGATTTTGACTTGTGTGAATTGACTCAAAGGAATTTGAATGAAAGGATTTATAGTACTGGATACTTGCATCCCGAAAAAGAGAGGGGTGTGTTGTATTACCAAGGTGTTGTTCGTGATATGGTTAAAGAACATTTTGCTTTGGAGCAAGCTGCTGGCcaatcaattgatccaGCCGCAGTGGGTACTAACCCTAAGAATGGGgaagttgaagaattagaagGGATTTGCAAGTCGCTTGAATGTGGCAAGGAAACTGTTGATTGGTAA
- the PRO3 gene encoding pyrroline-5-carboxylate reductase (Delta 1-pyrroline-5-carboxylate reductase; protein induced during the mating process; alkaline induced; stationary phase enriched protein; Spider biofilm repressed), translating into MKDYTITVLGCGVMGTAVTSAILKSKFDPYPKKIIACTIPSQEQSLKETFADQPLVHVSAGVENNNKAVTEADVIILGCKPYMYEGIYEEVKESLTGKQLLISLLAGTTIKELSIFTPYVAKVMTNTPARFGCGTAAIAFAPEVGEESQELVMKLIDTVGMTVKIPEKNMDIATSLIGSGPAFCLLMMESMIDGAVRMGMPYDVASVAAAKVMEGTARMVLETGEHPAALKSKVCTPGGTTIGGLLTMEDRGLRSAIARGVEEAANISASFAKK; encoded by the coding sequence aTGAAAGACTACACGATTACAGTATTAGGATGCGGTGTTATGGGCACAGCTGTAACATCAGCTATTTTGAAATCCAAGTTTGACCCATACCCAAAGAAAATCATAGCATGTACCATTCCAAGCCAAGAACAAAGCTTGAAAGAAACCTTTGCTGATCAGCCATTAGTTCATGTTTCTGCCGGAgttgaaaacaacaacaaggcAGTTACTGAGGCAgatgttattattttagGATGTAAGCCATATATGTATGAAGGCATTTATGAAGAAGTCAAGGAATCATTAACTGgaaaacaattattaatttcattattggcAGGAACCACTATAAAGGAATTGTCTATTTTCACTCCATATGTTGCCAAAGTCATGACCAACACTCCAGCTAGATTTGGTTGTGGAACTGCGGCAATTGCATTTGCTCCAGAAGTTGGTGAAGAAAGCCAAGAGTTggtaatgaaattgattgatacTGTTGGTATGACTGTAAAGATTCCAGAGAAGAACATGGACATTGCAACTTCATTGATTGGGTCCGGACCAgctttttgtttattgatGATGGAGTCCATGATCGATGGTGCAGTAAGAATGGGTATGCCATACGATGTAGCATCTGTTGCTGCCGCCAAGGTAATGGAAGGAACTGCCCGTATGGTCTTGGAAACCGGCGAACATCCAGCTGCGTTAAAGAGCAAAGTGTGTACTCCTGGTGGTACTACAATTGGTGGCTTGTTGACCATGGAAGATCGTGGATTAAGAAGTGCTATTGCTAGAGGTGTTGAAGAGGCTGCTAACATATCTGCTTCATTTGccaaaaagtaa
- the STE24 gene encoding zinc metalloprotease (Prenyl-dependent protease): protein MISLAESFAFLDSPSINWKTIIVGFTIGQYVFETYLDLRQYRVLQSKTAPKSIEKEVSQETFDKSQEYSRAKAQFSVFSSTFSLLQNLAIFKYDLLPKTWTLAGTIMKSSAAVLPKAMSGVITQSLFFVFTTQILTTLIGLPLSYYKNFVLEERFGFNKQTIGLWVSDMLKGIGISIVLGSPVIAGFLKIIDYFDDKFIFYLMGFILVVNLIAMTIVPTLIMPLFNKFTPLEDGELKTAIEKLALEQKFPLTKLFVIDGSKRSSHSNAYFTGLPWSKQIVLFDTLIEHNSTEETVAVLAHEIGHWKLNHLPKMITMMQGHLFLIFSLYSAFIHNKSLYTSFGFVKQQPILIGFMLFNDIFQPVECLLTFVSNLISRKHEYEADKYASDCGYSEELSRSLIKLSNENLSSMNADWLFSSYHYSHPILPERLSALGYVSKVKVKKDE, encoded by the exons ATGATTTCTTTAGCAGAA TCATTTGCCTTTCTTGACTCACCATCAATTAATTGGAaaacaattattgttgGCTTTACTATTGGCCAATATGTTTTCGAGACTTATTTAGATCTTAGACAATATAGAGTGTTACAACTGAAAACAGCACCAAagtcaattgaaaaagaagtttCACAAGAAACATTCGACAAATCCCAAGAGTATTCCCGTGCTAAAGCACAGTTTTCAGTCTTTTCCAGTACGTTCAGCTTGTTGCAGAACTTGGCAATCTTTAAATATGACTTGTTACCTAAAACCTGGACATTGGCTGGGACTATCATGAAGAGCAGTGCTGCAGTTTTACCTAAGGCCATGAGTGGTGTTATTACTCAATcgcttttttttgttttcaccACCCAAATCTTGACAACTTTGATTGGATTACCATTGAGCTACTACAAAAACTTTGTGTTAGAGGAGAGATTCGGATTCAACAAGCAAACAATTGGTTTGTGGGTTAGCGATATGTTAAAAGGAATTGGTATCTCTATAGTTTTGGGATCGCCAGTTATTGCCggatttttgaaaattattgattacTTTGATGATAAGTTCATTTTCTATCTCATGGGATTCATTTTAGTAGTCAACTTGATTGCTATGACCATAGTTCCAACATTGATTATGCCATTATTTAACAAGTTTACTCCCTTGGAAGATGGTGAGTTGAAAACCgccattgaaaaattagcTTTAGAACAAAAATTCCCATTGACAAAATTGTTTGTCATTGATGGATCAAAAAGATCGTCCCATTCAAATGCTTATTTCACAGGATTGCCATGGAGCaaacaaattgttttgtttgacACTTTAATTGAACACAATTCAACTGAAGAAACTGTTGCTGTCTTGGCTCATGAAATTGGTCACTGGAAATTGAACCATTTGCCAAAGATGATAACCATGATGCAAGgccatttgtttttgattttttccTTGTATTCTGCTTTCATTCATAACAAATCATTATACACGAGTTTTGGGTTTGTCAAGCAACAACCAATCTTGATCGGATTTATGTTATTCAACGACATTTTCCAACCAGTGGAATGTCTCTTGACATTCGTCCTGAACTTGATTTCAAGAAAGCATGAATATGAGGCCGACAAGTATGCTAGTGACTGTGGATATTCTGAGGAATTGAGCAGATCTTTGATCAAGTTATCCAATGAAAACTTGTCAAGTATGAATGCCGATTGGTTGTTTTCCTCTTACCATTATTCTCATCCTATATTACCAGAAAGATTAAGTGCATTGGGGTACGTTTCAAAGGTAAAGGTTAAGAAAGATGAATAA
- the ATP2 gene encoding F1F0 ATP synthase subunit beta (F1 beta subunit of F1F0 ATPase complex; antigenic in human, mice; induced by ciclopirox olamine; caspofungin repressed; macrophage/pseudohyphal-induced; detected during exponential and stationary growth phases; Spider biofilm repressed) gives MVLPRLFNASSRAAFRAVKRDVLFNSRTLATAAAAHGKVRAVIGAVVDVQFDEGNLPAILNALTLKNGDQDLVLEVAQHLGENTVRAIAMDGTEGLVRGTEVNDTGAPISVPVGRGTLGRIINVVGEPIDDRGPIECKEKKPIHAEPPSFVEQSTAAEILETGIKVVDLLAPYARGGKIGLFGGAGVGKTVFIQELINNIAKAHGGFSVFTGVGERTREGNDLYREMKETGVINLEGDSKVALVFGQMNEPPGARARVALTGLTIAEYFRDEEGQDVLLFIDNIFRFTQAGSEVSALLGRIPSAVGYQPTLATDMGLLQERITTTKKGSVTSVQAVYVPADDLTDPAPATTFAHLDATTVLSRGISELGIYPAVDPLDSKSRLLDASVVGQEHYDVATGVQQTLQAYKSLQDIIAILGMDELSEADKLTVERARKIQRFLSQPFAVAEVFTGIPGRLVRLQDTVKSFKDVLEGKYDNLPENAFYMVGGIEDVVAKAEKLAAESN, from the exons ATGGTTCTTCCAAGATTATTTAATGCCAGTTCACGTGCTGCATTCAGAGCAGTCAAACGTGATGTTTTATTCAACTCTAGAACTTTAGctactgctgctgctgcccATGGTAAAGTCAG aGCCGTTATTGGTGCCGTTGTTGATGTCCAATTCGACGAAGGAAACTTGCCAGCTATTTTGAATGCTTTGACTTTGAAGAACGGTGACCAAGACTTGGTCTTGGAAGTTGCTCAACATTTGGGTGAAAACACCGTCAGAGCTATTGCTATGGATGGTACTGAAGGTTTAGTCAGAGGTACCGAAGTCAACGATACCGGTGCCCCAATCTCCGTCCCAGTCGGTAGAGGTACCTTAGGTAGAATCATCAATGTTGTTGGTGAACCAATTGATGACAGAGGTCCAATTGAATGTaaggaaaagaaaccaATTCACGCTGAACCACCATCATTCGTTGAACAATCCACTGCTGCCGAGATTTTGGAAACCGGTATCAAGGTTGTCGACTTGTTGGCCCCATACGCCAGAGGTGGTAAGATTGGTTTATTCGGTGGTGCTGGTGTCGGTAAGACCGTCTTTATCCAAGAATTGATTAACAACATTGCCAAAGCCCATGGTGGTTTCTCTGTCTTTACCGGTGTCGGTGAAAGAACCAGAGAAGGTAACGATTTGTACCGTGAAATGAAAGAAACCGGTGTCATCAACTTGGAAGGTGACTCCAAGGTCGCTTTGGTCTTCGGTCAAATGAACGAACCACCAGGTGCTAGAGCTAGAGTTGCTTTGACTGGTTTGACCATTGCTGAATACTTCAGAGATGAAGAAGGTCAAGATGTCTTGTTGTTCATTGATAACATTTTCAGATTCACCCAAGCTGGTTCCGAAGTGTCTGCTTTGTTAGGTCGTATTCCATCTGCTGTCGGTTATCAACCAACCTTAGCCACTGATATGGGTCTTTTGCAAGAACgtattaccaccaccaagaaAGGTTCCGTCACCTCTGTCCAAGCTGTCTATGTCCCAGCTGATGATTTGACCGATCCTGCTCCAGCCACTACATTCGCCCATTTGGATGCCACTACTGTCTTGTCTAGAGGTATTTCTGAATTGGGTATCTACCCAGCTGTCGATCCATTGGATTCCAAATCCAGATTATTGGACGCTTCTGTTGTTGGTCAAGAACATTACGATGTCGCTACTGGTGTTCAACAAACTTTACAAGCTTACAAATCCTTACAAGATATCATTGCTATTTTGGGTATGGATGAATTGTCTGAAGCTGATAAATTGACTGTCGAAAGAGCCCGTAAGATCCAAAGATTCTTGTCTCAACCATTCGCTGTTGCTGAAGTTTTCACTGGTATCCCAGGTAGATTAGTCAGATTGCAAGACACTGTCAAATCATTCAAGGATGTTTTGGAAGGTAAATACGATAACTTGCCAGAAAACGCTTTCTATATGGTTGGTGGTATCGAAGATGTCGTTGCTAAAGCTGAAAAATTAGCTGCTGAATCCAACTAA
- a CDS encoding uncharacterized protein (Ortholog of Candida lusitaniae ATCC 42720 : CLUG_00275 and Candida albicans WO-1 : CAWG_03759) yields the protein MLAASSTPLAIALLNPRSSMVNKPPIVVPPGVHTLLFNAAGCSPVSKTIRAVPSITLAAATDATSYGIPILTAPSIMDSIINKQKAGPDPINEVAMSMFFSGIFTVIPTVSINFITNSWLSSPTSGANAIAAVPQPNLAGVLVMTLATYGVKIDNSFIVVPANNEINNCFPVNDSLTSS from the coding sequence ATGTTAGCAGCCTCTTCAACACCTCTAGCAATAGCACTTCTTAATCCACGATCTTCCATGGTCAACAAGCCACCAATTGTAGTACCACCAGGAGTACACACTTTGCTCTTTAACGCAGCTGGATGTTCGCCGGTTTCCAAGACCATACGGGCAGTTCCTTCCATTACCTTGGCGGCAGCAACAGATGCTACATCGTATGGCATACCCATTCTTACTGCACCATCGATCATGGACTCCATCatcaataaacaaaaagcTGGTCCGGACCCAATCAATGAAGTTGCAATGTCCATGTTCTTCTCTGGAATCTTTACAGTCATACCAACAgtatcaatcaatttcattaccAACTCTTGGCTTTCTTCACCAACTTCTGGAGCAAATGCAATTGCCGCAGTTCCACAACCAAATCTAGCTGGAGTGTTGGTCATGACTTTGGCAACATATGGAGTGAAAATAGACAATTCCTTTATAGTGGTTCCTgccaataatgaaattaataattgttttcCAGTTAATGATTCCTTGACTTCTTCATAA
- a CDS encoding histone demethylase (Ortholog(s) have histone demethylase activity (H3-dimethyl-K4 specific), histone demethylase activity (H3-monomethyl-K4 specific), histone demethylase activity (H3-trimethyl-K4 specific) activity) yields the protein MSFDKRLLTPCPVLTPTDQEFNDPVGYLSSDKVSKLGATYGLVKIVPPPNWKPSFHINPDFKFHVRKQVLSDLGITTRSRDFFRENINRFLKMRRKRQLKLYFNVQGTRVYYYDLYREVENLGEPMDKEKWEKLGARFGVKASALEREYDSTIKYYATYLHTNCTYDFPESDSEDEYDSCLVCGQHDHPSETLLCDNCDNPYHMKCLNPPLESVPATSWYCDKCLIGTGEYGFDEDVDVKYTIPEFYKMCQDFDAKFIRDYNQNNPLSVDDIERKFWSFVDAEKSDLEVKYGADIHNLRPGEVSGFPMADTPSLDTTDPAIQYYINHPWNLNKLPFSNGSLLNFINTSISGMTIPWIYIGSLLSTFCWHVEDHYTLSANYCHFGATKKWYGIPSSFADKFEKLMRDSAPDLFKRQPDLLHQLVTLMSPSKLVEHGIPCVYADQNPNEFVITYPLVYHAGFNCGFNFNEAVNFAIDEWLEFGEKSVNDYRPIKKENVFNHYELLENILSRFNAKHDVSLDLVKRSLWSFERYVSRLEELLAQLKDKSTVEYKPSVDNNDEDDLCDSCKTHIGFQYFVLEPENSKQLLTPDASPQEIETKPNKNEEAKKVANSQASHDLASLNERKAMVDEFNSLIEKAKKDVDNDESTKVRRSKRIHSLKEKEVPQRPTKRAKKNIIKKKAAQSKLCSECVCPMEGKSIHGKLVLRKQLSTLKELIEETKMNLV from the coding sequence ATGCTGTTTGATAAGAGGTTATTAACTCCATGCCCAGTTTTGACTCCAACAGACCAAGAGTTTAATGATCCTGTTGGTTATTTATCAAGTGACAAGGTTTCGAAGCTAGGTGCTACCTACGGCCTAGTTAAGATTGTACCTCCTCCAAATTGGAAACCAAGTTTCCACATCAACCCTGACTTTAAGTTCCATGTTCGGAAACAGGTACTCAGTGATTTGGGGATCACAACCCGATCTAGAGATTTTTTCAGAGAAAATATCAACCGGTTTTTGAAGATGAGAAGAAAGCGCCAGCTAAAGTTGTATTTTAATGTTCAAGGCACCAGAGTATACTACTATGATTTGTATAGAGAAGTTGAAAATCTTGGTGAACCAAtggataaagaaaaatgggAAAAGTTAGGAGCTCGGTTTGGTGTTAAGGCATCAGCATTAGAACGTGAATACGATTCtacaatcaaatattatGCTACTTATTTGCACACCAATTGCACCTATGATTTTCCTGAAAGTGATTCAGAGGACGAATACGATAGCTGTTTGGTGTGCGGACAACACGACCACCCTCTGGAGACTTTGCTTTGCGACAACTGTGATAATCCGTATCATATGAAATGTTTGAACCCACCTTTGGAGCTGGTCCCTGCTACTAGCTGGTACTGTGATAAATGTTTGATCGGGACGGGAGAGTATGGATTCGACGAAGATGTGGATGTCAAGTATACGATCCCTGAGTTTTACAAAATGTGTCAGGATTTTGATGCCAAATTCATTAGAGACTACAATCAGAACAACCCGTTGTCTGTAGATGACATTGAAAGAAAGTTTTGGTCTTTTGTTGATGCCGAAAAGTCCGATTTGGAGGTGAAATATGGTGCAGATATCCATAATTTGCGACCAGGTGAAGTTAGTGGGTTTCCTATGGCCGACACCCCTTCATTGGATACAACTGACCCTGCCATACAGTATTACATCAACCACCCATGGAACTTGAACAAATTGCCGTTTTCCAATGGGTCATTGCTCAACTTTATCAACACCTCCATATCTGGAATGACCATACCTTGGATTTATATTGGGTCGTTGCTATCGACATTCTGCTGGCATGTTGAAGATCACTACACTTTATCGGCCAATTACTGTCATTTTGGCGCTACAAAGAAATGGTATGGTATTCCTTCTCTGTTTGCCgacaaatttgaaaagcTAATGAGGGATTCAGCTCCGGATTTGTTTAAGCGACAGCCGGACTTGCTACATCAGTTGGTAACATTGATGTCGCCGCTGAAGTTGGTGGAACATGGCATACCCTGTGTATACGCAGACCAAAACCCTAATGAGTTTGTGATAACATATCCTCTAGTGTACCACGCAGGTTTCAATTGTGGGTTTAATTTCAACGAAGCGGTGAATTTTGCCATTGACGAATGGTTAGAGTTTGGGGAAAAATCTGTTAATGACTACAGGCcaataaagaaagaaaacgTGTTTAACCATTACGAATTGTTGGAGAATATTCTAAGTCGATTCAATGCAAAACACGATGTGAGCTTAGATTTGGTAAAGCGAAGTTTATGGAGCTTTGAAAGATATGTTTCCAGACTAGAGGAATTACTAGCACAGTTGAAGGACAAGTCAACTGTTGAATACAAACCCTCTGTTGACAACAACGACGAAGACGATCTTTGTGACTCATGCAAAACCCATATTGGCTTCCAATATTTTGTTCTTGAACCAGAAAACTCTAAACAATTGTTGACACCCGATGCTTCTCCACAGGAGATTGAAACAAAGCCAAATAAGAATGAGGAGGCTAAGAAGGTTGCCAATTCACAAGCATCTCATGATCTTGCCAGCCTTAATGAAAGAAAGGCAATGGTGGACGAGTTCAACAGTCTAATTGAAAAAGCCAAAAAAGACGTTGATAATGACGAGTCGACAAAAGTACGAAGATCGAAACGTATTCATAGTTTGAAGGAAAAAGAGGTTCCACAACGACCTACAAAACGAGCCAAAAAGAATAtcataaagaaaaaagcaGCCCAATCAAAACTATGTTCAGAATGCGTTTGCCCTATGGAAGGGAAGCTGATACACGGCAAACTAGTACTTCGGAAACAACTCTCCACTTTAAAggaattgattgaagaaACCAAAATGAATCTTGTATGA